One part of the Arabidopsis thaliana chromosome 1 sequence genome encodes these proteins:
- a CDS encoding P-loop containing nucleoside triphosphate hydrolases superfamily protein, with amino-acid sequence MAADELMPSHRSHRTPKSGPTARKKSELDKKKRGISVDKQKNLKAFGVKSVVHAKKAKHHAAEKEQKRLHLPKIDRNYGEAPPFVVVVQGPPGVGKSLVIKSLVKEFTKQNVPEVRGPITIVQGKQRRFQFVECPNDINAMVDCAKVADLALLVVDGSYGFEMETFEFLNIMQVHGFPRVMGVLTHLDKFNDVKKLRKTKHHLKHRFWTEIYHGAKLFYLSGLIHGKYTPREVHNLARFVIVIKPQPLTWRTAHPYVLVDRLEDVTPPEKVQMDKKCDRNITVFGYLRGCNFKKRMKVHIAGVGDFIVAGVTALTDPCPLPSAGKKKGLRDRDKLFYAPMSGIGDLVYDKDAVYININSHQVQYSKTDDGKGEPTNKGKGRDVGEDLVKSLQNTKYSVDEKLDKTFINFFGKKTSASSETKLKAEDAYHSLPEGSDSESQSGDDEEDIVGNESEMKQETEIHGGRLRRKAIFKTDLNEDDFEEADDLELDSYDPDTYDFEEADDAESDDNEVEDGGDDSASDSADGEPGDYQIDDKDSGNISQWKAPLKEIARKKNPNLMQIVYGASSLATPLINENHDISDDDESDDEDFFKPKGEQHKNLGGGLDVGYVNSEDCSKFVNYGYLKNWKEKEVCESIRDRFTTGDWSKAALRDKNLGTGGEGEDDELYGDFEDLETGEKHKSHENLESGANENEDEDAEVVERRLKKLARRAKFDAESNKSELEEDDNDKGDGNNPRSQADEPGYADKLKEAQEITKQRNELEYNDLDEETRIELAGFRTGTYLRLEIHNVPYEMVEFFDPCHPILVGGIGFGEDNVGYMQARLKKHRWHKKVLKTRDPIIVSIGWRRYQTIPVFAIEDRNGRHRMLKYTPEHMHCLASFWGPLVPPNTGFVAFQNLSNNQDLAHISVHSAPLFIVTISCNCSKLFLLVRNP; translated from the exons ATGGCCGCCGACGAACTGATGCCGTCTCACAGGTCACACAGGACTCCCAAATCAGGTCCTACCGCGAGGAAGAAATCTGAACTAGATAAGAAGAAGCGTGGAATCTCCGTTGACAAGCAGAAAAACCTTAAG GCGTTTGGTGTTAAATCGGTTGTTCATGCgaagaaagcaaaacatcACGCTGCGGAGAAGGAGCAAAAGCGGCTTCATCTTCCGAAAATTGATCGTAATTATGGCGAAGCTCCTCCTTTCGTCGTCGTGGTTCAAGGCCCCCCAGGA GTTGGAAAGTCTCTCGTGATTAAATCTCTTGTGAAGGAATTTACAAAACAGAATGTACCCGAGGTTCGAGGACCTATTACCATTGTACAAG GTAAACAGAGAAGGTTTCAATTTGTGGAGTGCCCGAATGATATCAATGCGATGGTGGATTGTGCAAAGGTTGCTGATCTAGCCCTACTTGTTGTAGACGGGAGTTATGGTTTTGAGATG GAAACCTTTGAATTCCTCAATATTATGCAAGTGCATGGATTTCCTAGAGTTATGGGTGTTCTCACTCACCTTGATAAGTTCAATGATGTTAAGAAgctgagaaaaacaaaacatcatctCAAGCATCGGTTTTGGACTGAAATATATCATGGAgctaaattgttttatttatctgGTCTCATTCATGGGAA GTATACGCCGCGTGAAGTTCACAACCTCGCCCGCTTTGTAATTGTTATCAAGCCTCAGCCATTGACATGGCGAACAGCACATCCTTATGTGTTGGTTGATCGCCTTGAAGATGTTACCCCTCCGGAGAAAGTTCAGATGGATAAGAAATGCGATAGAAATATCACTGTGTTTGGTTACCTACGTGGTTGTAACTTCAAAAAAAGGATGAAG GTTCATATTGCTGGAGTTGGTGACTTCATTGTAGCTGGGGTGACTGCTTTAACTGATCCTTGTCCTTTACCTTCAGCTGGCAAGAAAAAAGGGCTGAGGGACAGGGATAAGCTTTTCTATGCTCCTATGTCCGGGATTGGAGATCTTGTGTATGACAAAGATGCTGTTTACATCAACATAAATAGTCACCAAGTTCAGTACTCTAAAACTGACGATGGAAAGGGAGAACCTACTAATAAAG gAAAGGGCAGAGATGTTGGTGAAGATTTGGTAAAGTCGTTGCAGAACACAAAGTATTCTGTTGATGAGAAACTAGATAAGACATTCATTAACTTTTTTGGCAAAAAGACTAGTGCCAGttcagaaacaaaacttaaggCTGAAGATGCGTATCACTCTTTGCCGGAAGGTTCTGACAGTGAGTCTCAATCTGGCGATGATGAGGAGGATATAGTAGGTAATGAAAGTGAAATGAAGCAGGAAACTGAGATTCATGGTGGAAGGTTGAGGAGGAAAGCTATCTTCAAGACG GACTTGAATGAAGATGATTTTGAGGAAGCAGACGATCTTGAATTGGATTCATATGACCCAGATACATATGATTTTGAGGAAGCAGACGATGCTGAATCAGACGATAATGAAGTTGAAGATGGTGGAGATGACTCTGCTTCCGATTCAGCCGATGGTGAACCAGGGGATTATCAGATAGATG ATAAGGACTCTGGTAACATATCACAATGGAAAGCACCCTTGAAGGAGATAGCCAGAAAGAAGAACCCCAACTTGATGCAAATTGTGTATGGAGCATCATCATTAGCTACTCCCTTGATAAATGAGAACCATGACATTAGTGATGATGACgaaagtgatgatgaagacttCTTTAAGCCAAAAGGAGAACAACACAAG AATTTAGGTGGTGGATTGGATGTGGGATATGTCAACTCAGAGGATTGTTCTAAATTTGTGAATTATGGATACCTAAAGAattggaaagagaaagaagtatGTGAGAGCATTCGTGATCGATTTACCACTGGTGATTGGTCAAAAGCTGCTCTGAGAGACAAAAATTTAGGTACTGGCGGTGagggagaagatgatgaactTTATGGTGATTTTGAGGATCTAGAGACGGGAGAGAAGCACAAAAGCCATGAGAACTTGGAATCGGGTgcaaatgaaaatgaagatgaagatgcaGAAGTCGTTGAGCGTAGGCTAAAGAAGCTGGCTCGTCGAGCAAAATTTGATGCAGA AAGCAATAAATCCGAGTTAGAGGAGGATGACAATGATAAAGGTGATGGGAACAATCCTCGTAGTCAAGCCGATGAACCAGGATACGCTGATAAA TTGAAGGAAGCGCAGGAAattacaaaacagaggaatgagTTAGAATACAATGATCTTGACGAGGAAACTCGAATTGAGTTAGCAGGATTCCGGACTGGAACATACTTGAGGCTGGAGATTCACAATGTTCCTTATGAGATGGTTGAATTCTTTGATCCTTGTCATCCAATTCTAGTTGGAGGTATTGGTTTCGGCGAGGACAATGTTGGATATATGCAG GCCCGGTTGAAGAAACATAGGTGGCATAAGAAAGTACTAAAGACAAGAGATCCTATTATTGTGTCTATTGGATGGAGACGCTATCAGACTATTCCTGTATTTGCCATTGAAGATCGCAATGGCAGGCATCGAATGCTCAAGTATACTCCAGAACACATGCACTGCCTTGCTTCGTTCTGGGGTCCTCTTGTCCCACCCAACACTGGCTTTGTCGCTTTCCAGAACCTGTCAAACAATCAG GATTTAGCACACATATCAGTCCATTCTGCTCCATTGTTTATTGTTACGATATCATGCAACTGTTCAAAATTATTTCTATTAGTTAGAAACCCCTAA
- a CDS encoding pfkB-like carbohydrate kinase family protein (pfkB-like carbohydrate kinase family protein; FUNCTIONS IN: kinase activity; INVOLVED IN: D-ribose catabolic process; LOCATED IN: nucleus, cytoplasm; EXPRESSED IN: 22 plant structures; EXPRESSED DURING: 13 growth stages; CONTAINS InterPro DOMAIN/s: Carbohydrate/purine kinase (InterPro:IPR011611); BEST Arabidopsis thaliana protein match is: pfkB-like carbohydrate kinase family protein (TAIR:AT3G59480.1); Has 14630 Blast hits to 14623 proteins in 2218 species: Archae - 286; Bacteria - 12051; Metazoa - 104; Fungi - 33; Plants - 346; Viruses - 0; Other Eukaryotes - 1810 (source: NCBI BLink).), translating into MYHHAFSLKFHSFSPHYALSLSNFSTQSPNPLLPPFARVPHVTSSVCLRCRSSAADVSPVIYADGSSSICSFGETGDVAVVEKPIDVSTLGNLCVDIVLSVHELPPPSRGERKALMDELSMSPPDKKYWEAGGNCNMAIAAARLGLHCVAIGHVGDEIYGEFLLDVLHEEGIGTVALNGGTNEKDTSSFCETLICWVLVDPLQRHGFCSRADFKEEPAFSWITDLSDEVKMAIRQSKVLFCNGYDFDDFSPSFIMSTIDYAAKVGTAIFFDPGPRGKSLSKGTPDERRALAHFLRMSDVLLLTSEEVEALTGIRNPVKAGQEILRNGKGTKWVIVKMGPKGSILVTKSSVSVAPAFKVEVVDTVGCGDSFVAAIALGYIRNMPLVNTLTIANAVGAATAMGCGAGRNVAKRHQVVDLMKASKLNDEEKFFEQLLAENSESSRINLLSKGMIKDGRSNKQLIETISMEKVVSELLAELELGRCCVKASS; encoded by the exons ATGTATCACCACGCTTTTTCCCTAAAATTTCACTCCTTCTCTCCTCACTATGCGTTATCCCTCTCCAATTTCTCCACCCAAAGCCCTAATCCTCTCCTCCCGCCATTCGCTAGAGTCCCTCATGTGACCAGCTCTGTTTGCCTCCGCTGCCGGAGCAGCGCCGCTGATGTATCTCCGGTTATATACGCCGATGGCTCCTCCTCCATCTGTTCTTTCGGGGAAACTGGAGATGTCGCGGTGGTCGAGAAACCTATAGATGTCTCAACCTTGGGTAATCTCTGCGTCGACATTGTTCTCAGTGTTCACGAATTGCCCCCTCCTTCTCGTGGAGAACGCAAGGCCCTCATGGACGAACTCTCTATGTCTCCCCCAGATAAG AAATACTGGGAAGCAGGTGGCAACTGTAACATGGCTATAGCAGCTGCTAGATTGGGGCTTCATTGTGTTGCTATTGGTCACGTTGGGGATGAAATCTATGGTGAGTTTCTTCTTGATGTGCTTCATGAGGAAGGAATAGGTACGGTTGCATTGAATGGAGgaacaaatgaaaaagatacCAGCTCATTCTGTGAAACTCTCATTTGCTGGGTTCTTGTGGATCCTTTGCAGAGGCATGGGTTTTGCAG tCGAGCTGATTTCAAGGAGGAACCTGCTTTCAGTTGGATCACTGACCTATCTGATGAAGTAAAGATGGCAATCAGACAGTCAAAAGTTCTTTTCTGCAATGGTTATGACTTTGACGATTTCAGCCCTAGTTTTATTATGTCAACGATAGATTACGCTGCCAAAGTTGGGACAGCTATCTTCTTCGATCCTGGACCACGGGGAAAGAGTCTGTCCAAGGGAACTCCTGATGAGCGTAGAGCACTTGCTCATTTCTTAAGAATGAGtgatgttcttcttctaacaTCTGAGGAG GTGGAGGCTCTAACTGGCATCAGGAACCCTGTTAAAGCAGGACAAGAAATTCTGAGGAACGGAAAGGGAACGAAATGGGTGATTGTAAAGATGGGCCCAAAGGGTTCAATTCTAGTGACGAAATCTAGTGTCTCAGTGGCACCTGCGTTTAAG GTGGAAGTGGTTGACACTGTTGGATGTGGAGACAGTTTTGTGGCTGCAATTGCATTAGGTTATATACGCAACATGCCGCTTGTTAATACCTTAACAATTGCAAATGCGGTTGGAGCAGCAACTGCAATGGGCTGTGGAGCAGGTAGAAATGTTGCAAAAAGGCATCAGGTGGTGGATCTGATGAAGGCCTCGAAACTCAATGATGAAGAGAAGTTTTTCGAACAACTCCTGGCTGAAAATTCAGAGTCATCTAGAATCAATCTTCTTTCAAAAGGGATGATAAAGGATGGGAGGAGCAACAAGCAGCTGATAGAAACAATCTCAATGGAAAAAGTGGTTTCTGAATTGCTTGCAGAACTTGAACTTGGGAGGTGTTGTGTGAAGGCTTCATCTTGA
- the MUG3 gene encoding MuDR family transposase (Mutator-like transposase family, has a 2.7e-53 P-value blast match to GB:AAA21566 mudrA of transposon=''MuDR'' (MuDr-element) (Zea mays)) encodes MANDELVKSENRDISFRQDHFTGSRHNYELFVGHDYNSAFEQLLDINLQIGASCNGNELWNNLQDHRGIDETKEVACLDVNQNDGYRSFPDNDDSEIDKSTVIEATGAIHKVESQDTDDKLELEMSQSTEFSQKSVMPSPSSQCWSMSGAGTDHEMVVGMEFSDAYACRRAIKNAAISLRFEMRTIKSDKTRFTAKCNSKGCPWRIHCAKVSNAPTFTIRTIHGSHTCGGISHLGHQQASVQWVADVVAEKLKENPHFKPKEILEEIYRVHGISLSYKQAWRGKERIMATLRGSTLRGSFEEEYRLLPQYCDEIRRSNPGSVAVVHVNPIDGCFQHLFISFQASISGFLNACRPLIALDSTVLKSKYPGTLLLATGFDGDGAVFPLAFAIVNEENDDNWHRFLSELRKILDENMPKLTILSSGERPVVDGVEANFPAAFHGFCLHYLTERFQREFQSSVLVDLFWEAAHCLTVLEFKSKINKIEQISPEASLWIQNKSPARWASSYFEGTRFGQLTANVITESLSNWVEDTSGLPIIQTMECIHRHLINMLKERRETSLHWSNVLVPSAEKQMLAAIEQSRAHRVYRANEAEFEVMTCEGNVVVNIENCSCLCGRWQVYGLPCSHAVGALLSCEEDVYRYTESCFTVENYRRAYAETLEPISDKVQWKENDSERDSENVIKTPKAMKGAPRKRRVRAEDRDRVRRVVHCGRCNQTGHFRTTCTAPM; translated from the coding sequence ATGGCAAACGACGAGCTTGTGAAGTCTGAGAACCGTGATATCTCGTTTAGACAAGATCATTTCACGGGTAGTCGACACAACTATGAACTCTTCGTTGGTCATGACTACAATTCCGCCTTCGAACAACTTCTCGATATCAACCTCCAGATTGGTGCCTCCTGTAACGGAAATGAGCTCTGGAACAACCTCCAGGACCACAGAGGGATCGATGAAACGAAAGAAGTGGCATGTTTAGATGTTAACCAAAATGACGGCTATCGCTCCTTTCCTGATAATGATGACTCTGAGATTGATAAATCAACTGTTATTGAAGCCACGGGCGCTATCCATAAGGTAGAGTCTCAAGATACCGATGATAAATTAGAGTTGGAGATGAGTCAAAGCACCGAGTTTTCTCAGAAATCAGTCATGCCTTCTCCTAGCTCTCAATGCTGGTCCATGTCCGGTGCTGGTACTGACCATGAAATGGTCGTTGGTATGGAATTTTCTGATGCCTATGCTTGTAGGAGAGCGATTAAAAATGCAGCAATTTCTCTGCGTTTTGAGATGCGAACGATTAAATCTGACAAGACTCGCTTCACAGCAAAGTGCAACAGCAAGGGTTGCCCATGGAGGATTCACTGCGCCAAAGTTTCTAATGCTCCAACTTTTACGATAAGGACTATTCACGGGAGTCATACTTGTGGTGGGATTTCGCATCTTGGTCATCAGCAAGCTTCAGTCCAGTGGGTTGCTGATGTTGTTGCTGAAAAGCTGAAAGAAAATCCTCATTTCAAACCAAAGGAGATACTAGAGGAGATTTATCGAGTTCATGGTATTTCACTGTCCTACAAGCAGGCATGGAGGGGGAAAGAGCGCATAATGGCTACTCTTCGCGGGTCTACTCTTCGTGGGTcatttgaagaagaatatCGCCTTCTTCCCCAATACTGTGATGAAATCAGAAGGTCTAATCCTGGGAGCGTCGCTGTGGTTCATGTGAATCCCATTGATGGGTGCTTTCAACActtgtttatttctttccaAGCATCAATCTCTGGTTTTTTAAATGCTTGCCGGCCTCTTATTGCACTGGACAGTACAGTTTTAAAGAGCAAATATCCAGGGACGTTGCTGCTTGCCACTGGATTTGATGGAGATGGAGCTGTGTTTCCTTTGGCATTCGCTATTGTTAACGAAGAGAACGATGACAACTGGCATCGGTTTCTCTCCGAGCTTCGTAAGATTCTAGATGAGAATATGCCAAAGCTTACCATATTGTCCAGCGGAGAGAGACCCGTTGTTGATGGGGTAGAGGCTAATTTCCCAGCAGCATTTCATGGCTTTTGTCTCCATTATCTCACAGAACGATTCCAAAGAGAATTCCAAAGCTCTGTTCTTGTAGACCTTTTTTGGGAGGCTGCGCATTGTCTCACAGTTCTCGAgttcaaatcaaaaatcaacaaGATCGAGCAGATATCCCCGGAAGCTTCGTTATGGATCCAAAACAAGTCTCCTGCTCGATGGGCATCATCATACTTTGAAGGAACAAGGTTTGGACAATTAACTGCAAATGTTATTACCGAGTCACTCAGCAATTGGGTTGAAGATACCTCAGGTCTTCCTATAATCCAAACGATGGAGTGTATCCACCGCCATTTGATAAATATGTTGAAAGAACGCCGTGAAACAAGCTTGCATTGGTCTAATGTGCTTGTTCCTTCTGCTGAGAAACAAATGCTTGCTGCTATAGAACAATCTCGTGCTCACCGAGTTTACAGAGCAAACGAAGCAGAATTTGAAGTCATGACTTGTGAAGGAAACGTCGTTGTAAATATCGAAAACTGTTCTTGTTTATGCGGCCGGTGGCAGGTTTATGGTTTGCCCTGTAGCCACGCCGTTGGAGCTCTCTTGTCTTGCGAAGAGGACGTTTATAGATACACAGAGAGTTGTTTCACAGTGGAGAATTACAGAAGAGCTTATGCAGAAACTCTAGAGCCAATATCAGACAAAGTTCAGTGGAAAGAAAATGATTCAGAGAGAGACAGtgaaaatgtaataaaaacaCCAAAGGCTATGAAAGGTGCTCCGAGGAAGAGGAGAGTAAGGGCAGAGGATCGTGACCGTGTGAGGCGTGTGGTTCATTGTGGTCGGTGTAATCAGACAGGCCATTTCAGAACAACTTGCACTGCTCCTATGTAA
- a CDS encoding P-loop containing nucleoside triphosphate hydrolases superfamily protein (P-loop containing nucleoside triphosphate hydrolases superfamily protein; FUNCTIONS IN: ATP binding; INVOLVED IN: cell killing; EXPRESSED IN: male gametophyte, flower, pollen tube; EXPRESSED DURING: L mature pollen stage, M germinated pollen stage, 4 anthesis; CONTAINS InterPro DOMAIN/s: Zeta toxin (InterPro:IPR010488); BEST Arabidopsis thaliana protein match is: P-loop containing nucleoside triphosphate hydrolases superfamily protein (TAIR:AT2G30630.1).), whose protein sequence is MQRGEVFDITEYSGNRTSTYSQILVVSSIGLMIAAAVHYRLRRLRDTKIIPRLKSSHKHKGHEKLERFSHYVARQMGFKDRRECPNLCKLAAEYISKSECCEEDIYSFFSEEPDADTLFIKLVEEFERCILSYFAFHWSHADLMITQVLSADAEPKRKLKQIVMAATRELRIKRVTKNLKVARVFNTLVEEMRAMGLASVDDSQCTEVMAPVAHKDRSPVLLLMGGGMGAGKSTVLKDILKEAFWAGADSVVIEADAFKESDVIYRALSSRGHVDMIQTAELVHQSSTDAASSLLVTALNEGRDVIMDGTLSWVPFVVQTITMARNVHRHHYRMGAGYKVGDDGVITENYWERIGERQQIQEDGRRRKPYRIELVGVVCDAYLAVIRGIRRAIMCRRAVRVRSQLRSHKRFAEAFPTYCSLVDNARLYCTNALEGSPKLIGWKEKEKTLLVDTEEIDCLKRVGGLNENAGSIYELYRQPNPACEAGSIWKDIVLSPSRFSIQQELKYSIQKVEKRSKQHLINNTKS, encoded by the exons ATGCAGAGAGGTGAAGTTTTTGATATTACag AATATTCAGGCAACAGAACTTCGACATACTCTCAGATATTGGTGGTGTCATCGATAGGTTTAATGATAGCAGCCGCAGTGCATTACCGTCTGCGGAGGCTACGTGACACCAAAATCATCCCTCGTCTCAAATCATCTCACAAACACAAAGGCCATGAGAAACTCGAGAGATTCTCTCATTACGTcg CAAGGCAAATGGGATTCAAGGACAGAAGAGAGTGTCCAAATCTCTGCAAGTTAGCAGCAGAATACATAAGTAAATCTGAATGTTGTGAAGAAGACATTTACAGCTTTTTCTCTGAAGAACCTGATGCTGATACCCTCTTCATTAAGCTTGTTGAGGAGTTTGAAAGATGCATTCTCAGCTACTTTGCGTTTCACTGGAGCCACGCCGATCTCATGATTACTCAG GTACTGAGCGCTGATGCTGAGCCAAAGAGGAAGCTGAAACAAATTGTGATGGCAGCTACAAG GGAGCTGAGGATTAAGAGGGTGACTAAGAACTTAAAAGTGGCAAGAGTGTTCAACACTTTGGTAGAGGAAATGAGAGCAATGGGGCTCGCGTCTGTGGATGACTCGCAGTGCACAGAAGTTATGGCACCAGTGGCTCACAAAGACAGAAGTCCAGTGCTACTCCTTATGGGTGGTGGGATGGGTGCAGGGAAAAGCACTGTGCTTAAGGACATACTCAAAGA AGCATTCTGGGCAGGAGCAGACTCTGTGGTGATTGAAGCTGATGCTTTCAAAGAGTCTGATGTCATTTACAGAGCCTTAAGCTCTCGTGGCCATGTCGATATGATCCAGACAGCTGAATTG GTTCATCAGTCATCAACAGATGCAGCTTCATCCCTGCTAGTGACGGCTCTGAACGAAGGAAGGGATGTGATAATGGATGGGACACTCTCTTGGGTACCTTTTGTGGTGCAGACAATAACAATGGCGAGGAACGTACACCGACACCATTACAGAATGGGAGCTGGATACAAGGTTGGTGATGATGGAGTTATAACAGAGAACTATTGGGAACGAATTGGTGAAAGGCAACAGATTCAAGAGGATGGTCGTAGGAGAAAACCGTATAGAATAGAACTAGTTGGAGTTGTGTGCGATGCGTATTTAGCAGTTATAAGAGGCATTAG GAGAGCTATCATGTGCAGAAGAGCAGTTAGGGTGAGATCACAGCTGAGATCTCACAAACGGTTTGCGGAAGCATTTCCTACATATTGCAGCCTTGTCGACAATGCTAGGCTCTACTGCACTAACGCGCTGGAAGGCTCTCCAAAG CTGATAGGTtggaaagaaaaggaaaagacatTGCTAGTAGATACAGAAGAGATAGATTGTTTGAAGCGAGTAGGAGGGTTAAACGAGAACGCAGGCTCCATTTACGAGCTCTATAGACAACCCAACCCTGCTTGTGAAGCAGGTTCAATCTGGAAAGACATTGTTCTTTCACCTTCAAGGTTTAGCATTCAACAGGAACTCAAATATTCCATTCagaaagttgaaaaaagaTCTAAACAACATCtcatcaacaacaccaaaagctGA
- a CDS encoding P-loop containing nucleoside triphosphate hydrolases superfamily protein (P-loop containing nucleoside triphosphate hydrolases superfamily protein; FUNCTIONS IN: ATP binding; INVOLVED IN: cell killing; EXPRESSED IN: male gametophyte, flower, pollen tube; EXPRESSED DURING: L mature pollen stage, M germinated pollen stage, 4 anthesis; CONTAINS InterPro DOMAIN/s: Zeta toxin (InterPro:IPR010488); BEST Arabidopsis thaliana protein match is: P-loop containing nucleoside triphosphate hydrolases superfamily protein (TAIR:AT2G30630.1); Has 186 Blast hits to 185 proteins in 43 species: Archae - 0; Bacteria - 32; Metazoa - 0; Fungi - 0; Plants - 132; Viruses - 3; Other Eukaryotes - 19 (source: NCBI BLink).), giving the protein MQREYSGNRTSTYSQILVVSSIGLMIAAAVHYRLRRLRDTKIIPRLKSSHKHKGHEKLERFSHYVARQMGFKDRRECPNLCKLAAEYISKSECCEEDIYSFFSEEPDADTLFIKLVEEFERCILSYFAFHWSHADLMITQVLSADAEPKRKLKQIVMAATRELRIKRVTKNLKVARVFNTLVEEMRAMGLASVDDSQCTEVMAPVAHKDRSPVLLLMGGGMGAGKSTVLKDILKEAFWAGADSVVIEADAFKESDVIYRALSSRGHVDMIQTAELVHQSSTDAASSLLVTALNEGRDVIMDGTLSWVPFVVQTITMARNVHRHHYRMGAGYKVGDDGVITENYWERIGERQQIQEDGRRRKPYRIELVGVVCDAYLAVIRGIRRAIMCRRAVRVRSQLRSHKRFAEAFPTYCSLVDNARLYCTNALEGSPKLIGWKEKEKTLLVDTEEIDCLKRVGGLNENAGSIYELYRQPNPACEAGSIWKDIVLSPSRFSIQQELKYSIQKVEKRSKQHLINNTKS; this is encoded by the exons ATGCAGAGAG AATATTCAGGCAACAGAACTTCGACATACTCTCAGATATTGGTGGTGTCATCGATAGGTTTAATGATAGCAGCCGCAGTGCATTACCGTCTGCGGAGGCTACGTGACACCAAAATCATCCCTCGTCTCAAATCATCTCACAAACACAAAGGCCATGAGAAACTCGAGAGATTCTCTCATTACGTcg CAAGGCAAATGGGATTCAAGGACAGAAGAGAGTGTCCAAATCTCTGCAAGTTAGCAGCAGAATACATAAGTAAATCTGAATGTTGTGAAGAAGACATTTACAGCTTTTTCTCTGAAGAACCTGATGCTGATACCCTCTTCATTAAGCTTGTTGAGGAGTTTGAAAGATGCATTCTCAGCTACTTTGCGTTTCACTGGAGCCACGCCGATCTCATGATTACTCAG GTACTGAGCGCTGATGCTGAGCCAAAGAGGAAGCTGAAACAAATTGTGATGGCAGCTACAAG GGAGCTGAGGATTAAGAGGGTGACTAAGAACTTAAAAGTGGCAAGAGTGTTCAACACTTTGGTAGAGGAAATGAGAGCAATGGGGCTCGCGTCTGTGGATGACTCGCAGTGCACAGAAGTTATGGCACCAGTGGCTCACAAAGACAGAAGTCCAGTGCTACTCCTTATGGGTGGTGGGATGGGTGCAGGGAAAAGCACTGTGCTTAAGGACATACTCAAAGA AGCATTCTGGGCAGGAGCAGACTCTGTGGTGATTGAAGCTGATGCTTTCAAAGAGTCTGATGTCATTTACAGAGCCTTAAGCTCTCGTGGCCATGTCGATATGATCCAGACAGCTGAATTG GTTCATCAGTCATCAACAGATGCAGCTTCATCCCTGCTAGTGACGGCTCTGAACGAAGGAAGGGATGTGATAATGGATGGGACACTCTCTTGGGTACCTTTTGTGGTGCAGACAATAACAATGGCGAGGAACGTACACCGACACCATTACAGAATGGGAGCTGGATACAAGGTTGGTGATGATGGAGTTATAACAGAGAACTATTGGGAACGAATTGGTGAAAGGCAACAGATTCAAGAGGATGGTCGTAGGAGAAAACCGTATAGAATAGAACTAGTTGGAGTTGTGTGCGATGCGTATTTAGCAGTTATAAGAGGCATTAG GAGAGCTATCATGTGCAGAAGAGCAGTTAGGGTGAGATCACAGCTGAGATCTCACAAACGGTTTGCGGAAGCATTTCCTACATATTGCAGCCTTGTCGACAATGCTAGGCTCTACTGCACTAACGCGCTGGAAGGCTCTCCAAAG CTGATAGGTtggaaagaaaaggaaaagacatTGCTAGTAGATACAGAAGAGATAGATTGTTTGAAGCGAGTAGGAGGGTTAAACGAGAACGCAGGCTCCATTTACGAGCTCTATAGACAACCCAACCCTGCTTGTGAAGCAGGTTCAATCTGGAAAGACATTGTTCTTTCACCTTCAAGGTTTAGCATTCAACAGGAACTCAAATATTCCATTCagaaagttgaaaaaagaTCTAAACAACATCtcatcaacaacaccaaaagctGA